The genomic DNA GCGCCAGTCCGTCCGGCACGGCGGTGCCGTTTGCCGCCGCGGCCGCGCGCGCCGCCGCCTGCGCCGCCTGCTGCGCGGCCACCGCCGCGGCGGTGCGATTCAGATTGTCCAGCGAGCGCTGCAACTGCTGGCGCGACTGCGCCTGCTGGCGGGCGCTGTTGCCGATGCCGGCCAGGCTGCCGTCGGGCATGCGGCCGGTGCGCTGCGCGGTCGACTGCACCGCGCCCTTGTCCGCGAACCAGGCCGGGCTGAAGGCGCGCGCCTGCGCCTGCGCCGCGCCGCTCCAGCCGCCCGCCACCAGCAGCACCGCCAACGCCTGCGACACCTGTGTCGGACGCCAGCGCGGACGCCCGCGCCCCGCCTTACGCGCCCTCAATGCCCTACCGCCGCGTTGCGCCAACCGTGTCTGCATGATCGTCCTTCCTCATTCCTATCGGGGTGTCGCCACCTGGAACAAGACAGACGGATGGAAAAATGCCGACCGGAACCCTGTCATAAATAATTCATGCAGCTTCCCGGCCCGACATTGGTGGCAGCTCAGGACAGCAACACCACGCCTCCGGGCAATCGAGTCACCTCGGCGCCGTAGGCGTCACGAATCAACTGCTCGGCGTCCGCCACCTGCGCCAGCGCGAAGCGCGCCTGCACCCGGCGCCGGCCCAGCCGGCTGTTGAGCAGCACCAGGCGGCCGCGACGATAGCGGTTCAGTTCCTCCACCACGTCCGCCAGCGGCACCCGATCGAACACCAGCCAGCCGCGGCGCCAGGCCGTTACGGCCTCGGTATCCGCCGCCACCGGCGGCATCACCCGCTGGCCGTCGTAGCGCAGCTCCTGCCCGGCGGCCACGTCATACGCCCCCCGCGCGTGCGCCAGCCGCAAACTGCCGGACAGGCAGCACAAGCTGGCTTCGCCGTCGAGATAGCGCAGGTTGAACCGCGCCTCGCGCGCGGTGATGCGGCCGGCGCCGGCCACCACCTGTGTCGCCGGCGCCGCCGCTTCGCCACGCGCATTCAGCGGCCGGCCAACGCGGACTTCGGCCTCGCCCGCCTCCAGTTCGATCACCGCGCCGGCGTCGGGCGCCGAGCGCACGTTGATGCGCGTCTGAGTATTGAGCTCCAGTTCCAGCGCCTCGCCCAGCGCCACCCGCCGCTGCTCGCCGGTGGCGGTGCGGTAATCGGCGCCGAATTCTCCCAGGCCGGGCCACAGTCCCAGCGGAGGACGCCAGGCCAGATACGCGACCGACGCCGCCACCGCGCCCCCCAGGAAGGCGCGCCGGCCCGACGGCGACGGACGACGCGGCGCGGCCCATGCCTTCGCCTCTTCGCGCACCGCCGGTCCCAGCGCCTGCCACAGGCGCTTCTGTTCGGCGAACGCGGCCTCGTGGCGCGCGTCCTGGCGCAGCCAGGCGCGGAATGCCTGCGCATCGGCCTCGGTTGCGGCGCCCGAAGTCAGCATCAACAACCATTCGCGCGCATCGCGGTCATGCGCCGACGCCTCGCCCCTGCGCCTTCCTGGCAGCCCCGTCAGCGTCATGTTTCGTCTTCCTCGCCGGCGCGTCGCGCTGGCTCCTCCTGCGCTTGCAGCACCTTGCCGCAATGGACCAATGCGCGCTTGAGCTCCTTGGATACGATGCGTTCCGACACGCCATAGCGCCTGGCGATCTCCGCATGCGGCACGTCGTGCACCCGGGCAGCCAACAGCATCTGCTGGGTGCGCTCGGGCAACTGGCGCAAGGCGCGACGGAACGCGTCGATCTGGCTGCGGCCTTGCGCGATGCGTGCCGGATCGGCGGCTTCGTCCGTGCCGCCGATCAGCTCGCTGATCTCCACCCCCGTCAATAGACGTGAATCACGGCGGCGCTGGTCCTCGGCGATGTTCAGCGCCACCCGGAACAGATAGGCCGCCGGCTGCTGGATCGACGAACTCGCCGGCAGGTCGTTCACTTTCAGGAAGGCTTCCTGCATCGCGTCATGGGCCAGGTCATCGGACCCCAGTCGGCGCCTGAGCTGGCTGCGGAAATCGTTGTAGCGCTCCAGGAACAGCGCGCGCAGCGAGCCCGGCGACCTGTCATCCCGCATGGCCCGCCCCTCGCGGCGCGGCGCAGTCGTCAGCGCCACCGGCCCGCAGCAATATCGTCACCGGCTGCCGCATGCCGGCGGGCAATGGCCCGGCCGTCACCCCGCGCAGCGCGGTCTCCAGCCGGCGATTCAATGGCGCCGATCCCGTGTCCGATACCCAATCCACCCTGTCAACGCGCCAGGCCTTGTCGAACCAGAGCTTGACGAGGGCGCGATAGCGGCCCGGCTCGGCCCCCGAGCCCCTGCACAGCGCCTGTTTGAGCGCGCCTTGCAGCGCAGCCGCGTAGGGCGTGTCTCGCAACCGCGCCGCGCTGGCCGCGCGCACCGCCGGCGCCGTGTGCGGCGCGGCCACCAGCGTGAACGAATGCGTGCTGGCATAGCGGATCGCCAACGGCGCCCCCGCCAGCAGCCTGCGCAGGGCATCCCCGGGGGTATAGGTGCCTATCACCGCGGGCGCGTGTCGGCCGGCGGTCAAGGCGGTGTCGACCAGCACCGTGCGGCCGCTGGCCAGGCTGTACTCCGCCAGCGCCTGGTCCAGCGGCTGCGCGGCAATGGCGAATGCCATCTCGCGCGGCGGCGCCCCGGCGCTGCCCGCGCCGGCCAGCGCCCACATCCCCAACGCCAGGCAGGCGCGTCCCATCCAGCCCCCGCCCGGCGGACAGGCAAAGGTCATGGACGCCAACATGGAGGAAAAATGCCAGGCATTGCCGTTGTCGCGAGTGCCGGCGCACCCGCCTCGAAGGAAAGGCGCCATGCTAGGACGCGTGAATGACGCAATCGTGACACGCCACATGCACGCGGCGCCGGCCCGCCACGCAATCGTCACCTGCGCGCGATCATCTGTCCCTATACTGATGGCACGGTGGCCACTGGCCGCCGGGCCTTTTCCAAGGAGCCCGCATGCGCATCCCTTGCCCCTTTCCGCACCGCGCCGGTCTGCTGTTGCTGGCCGCGCTGGCGCTCGCGCCCCTGACGGCGGGCGCCCAGACCGCGCCCGCCGCGCAGGCCACGCCGGTGCCGCCGCCCGCGTCGACGGCCGGGCCCGCGCCCGGCGGCGCCTGCATCGAAACCGAGGTCAACGGCTACCGCGCCCTGTCGTATGGTTGCCTGAACCAGAAGATGGCGCCCGACGCGGCGCCCAGGCCGCCGCCCACGCTGGGCTCCGAAGCCATCACGCAACGGCCGCCCAACCAGATGGGCCTTCCCACGCCCGCCACCATCGGCAACCGCATGGGCAACACCTTCGGCACCTCGGCCTATCCGCAGCGGCCGACGCCGTAGGGCGTCTGCAGCGCCGCGCGTTCAGGCCGTGCGGCTGATGAAATAGATTTTCTTGACGAAGGTATCGACTTCCCAGCGGCCGGTATAGCCCTCCGGCATCACGAAGGCCTCGCCCACGGTCAGTTCGTGCACGGTGCCATCCGGTTCGACCAGGCGCGCCGCGCCTTCGACGATGTAGCCGAATTCGATATAGCCGGTGGTGTTGGACTGGAAACTGCCGGCCGTGCTCTCCCACACGCCGGCCTCGGCGCGGCCGCCGTTGCCTTCGAACGCGGTCACGGTGCGGAACGCCGCGTCGCCCGAGAGGGGACGCTTGGGCTTGCCGGGCACCGGATTCTTCATGGGGCCGGCGTCGATGCGGACCAGCCGCGATTGATCATGCTTCACTGCGCTTTCCTTGGGGTTCAATGCGCCGCCACCACCAGCACCTCGGCCGCGCCGCGGCTGACCGTGCGCATGCGATGCGGCAGTTCGGAATCGAAATAGAGCGAATCGCCGGCATCCAGCCGGAACGCGCGTTCGCCGACCTGGACCTCGATGGCGCCCTTGAGCACCAGCAGGAATTCCTCGCCGGGGTGCGGAAACACCGCGGCCGCGTCGGGAAACTCGCGCGGCGGGTGCACGATGAAGGGTTCCATGGCCTTGACCTTGCGGCGCCCGGCGAGCGATTCGTAATGGTATTCAGTGCCCAGGTCGCGCCGCTGCAGCGCTTCGCGATCGGCCACCCGCACCAGGCTGACGACCTCGTCTTGCGCCGCGCCATCGCCACCCACCAATTGCGACACGCCCACGCCATAGGCTTCGGCCAACCGCAGCACGGTGGAGATCGAGGGCTCGCTCAGGCCCCGCTCCAGCTTGGACAGATAGCTCTTGGTCAGGCCCGTGCGCTCGCCCAGCTGTTCCAGGGACAGGGATTGTTGGCGGCGCAGCGCGCGCAGGCGGTGAGGCAAGTCGATCATGGGCGGGAAAATGGCGGAAACGACCGGTAAGCATGCCCGAAACCCGTCCGGCCGTCGAGTCGGCCTCCCCTGCCCATCCGGGGCGCCATGACCGGCCCGCGCCCCGGGGCGGACCGCGCTACGCGCCCAGCACGTCCGGGTGCTGGCGCAACGCCCGCCGCGCGTAGTACGAAAAACCCACCTGCGAGCGCTTGGGCGTCAGGATCCAGTCGTGCGCCTCGCGCCCCAGCGCCGGCGGAATCGGCTGGATCGTGCCGGCCGCCATCGCCAGCAGCTGCATGCGCGCGGCGCGCTCGAACTGCAGCGCCAGCACGCAGGCCTCTTCCACCGAGCCCGCGGCCACCAGCATGCCGTGGTGCGACAGCAGGATGGCGCGCTTGTCGCCCAGCGCCGCCGAGATGATCTCGCCTTCCTCGTTGCCCACCGGCACGCCCGGCCAGTCCTTCAGGAACGCCACGTCGCCATACAGCGGGCAGTTGTCCATGTGCGAGACCTCCAGCGGCACCTCCAGCATCGACAGCGAGGCCGCGTGCAGCGGGTGCGTGTGGATGATGCAGTTGACGTCCGGCCGCGCCCGGTAGATCCAGGAATGAAAACGGTTGGCCGGGTTGGGCATGCCGCCGCCTTCCTGCACCCGCAGGTCCTCGTCCACCAGCAGCAGGTTGCCGGCTGTGATTTCGTCGAAGCCCAGGCCCAGCCGCTGGGTGTAGTAGCGGTTCGGTTCCGGCGCGCGCGCCGTGATCTGGCCGGCCAGGCCCGAATCGTGCCCGCCGTCGAACAGGATGCGGCAGGTCAGCGCCAGGCGCTCGCGCAGCGTCCAGTCGGGCGTGTCGAACTGGCGCTGCATCTCGGCCTTGGCCCGCGCGATCAGTTCTTCCTTGCCCAAATGCATCGTATCGGCCATCTTTGACTCCTTGCTATGCCGTTTCCAACAACGGCGTAAAACCCGGCAGCGCGCGCATGCGCGCCAGCCAGGCGTTGATGTGGGGAAAGGCGGACAGGTCGTAGCCGCCCTGCTCCGCCATGCTGGTGTAGGGATACAGCGCGATGTCGGCAATGGTCGGCGCCTCGCCTACCAGGAAGGCGCGGCCCGCCAGATGGTCCTCCATCCACGCCGCCGCGCGCATGCCGGCGCGGCGCCACTCGACCATCGCCGGGTCATCCACCCGCGCCGTGCCGCGCAGGTGGATCAACAGCCGCGGCTGCGCGAAGGCGTGCATGTGCTGGGTCTGCTCGAAGCTCAGCCAGCTGGCCACCTGCGCCTGCGCCAGCCGCCCCTCGGGCAGCCACGGCGTGCCCCGGCCCAGATACCACAGGATCGCCTGCGACTCCGCCAGCCACACGCCTTCGGGCGTGCGCAGCGCGGGCACCTGGCGCCACGGATTGATGCGGCCGAAGGCCTCGGTCTCCAGGTCGCCCTGCACGATATCGAAGGTGCGGCGCGTCAGCGCCAACCCCATGTAACCGCAGGCCAGCCGGATCTTCCAGGCATTGCCCGAACGCAGCGTATCGGCCAGTTCCAGCGGCTGTCCCGCCAAGGGATGCGTGGTCATCGTCAATCCATCCTGATATCGGCGCGCTTGACGATCTCGGCCCATTTCTTCTTTTCGGCCGCGATGAAACGCTGGTATTCGTCCGGCGCGCCGGTGTACAGCTGCGTGCCCTGCGCCGCCAGCCGCGTCTTCAATTCAGGCGAGGCCAGCGTCTGGCGCAGCGCCGCGTTGAGTTTCTCCAGCACCGCCGGCGGCGTGCCGGCCGGCGCGAAGAACGCATTCCACGAGCTGATCTGCAGCCCCGCGTCGCCAGCCTCGCCCGCGGCCGGCACCTGCGGCGCCGACGGCAGGCGCTGGTCCGCCGCCACCGCCAGCGCGCGCAGCTTGCCCGACGCCACGTGCGGCATGATCACCGGACTGGCATCCATCACCACGTCCACCTGCCCGCCGATGGCCGCGTTGACCGCTTCGCTGCCGCTCTTGAACGGCACGTGCACGATATCCACGCCCGCCGTCAGCTTCAGCAGTTCCAGCCCCAGATGCGGCGAACTGGCCGTGCCCGCCGAACCGAAATTCAGCTTGGCCGGGTGCGCCTTGGCGTACGTCACGAAGTCGGCGAAGTTCGCCGCCGGCAGGTCGCCGCGCACCGCCAGCAGATAGGGCGAGCCGGACACCAGTCCGACCGGCGCGAACTTGTCGGCGTCGTAGCTGAGCTTGGCGTAGATCAGCGGATTCACCACCTGCGTGCCCACCGTGCCCATGAAGATCGTATACCCGTCGGCCGGCGCCGTCGCCGCCACCTGCGCCGCGATCACGCCGCCCGCGCCGGGCCGGTTCTCCACCACCACGCTCTGGCCGAGCGCATCGCCCATGCCCTTGCCCACCTGGCGCGCCACGATATCGGTGATGCCGCCGGCGCCGAACGGCACCACCAGCCGGATCGGATGATCCGGAAACGCGGCCTGCGCGCCGCTACCCGCCCCTGCGGCCACCGCCAGCGCGGCGGCCATGATCATGCGCTTCATAGGATTCCCCTTGTGTCCGCCGCTGGATCGCGGCTATGACACAAAGTGTCCTATAGAGCATTGATTTTCCGCAAGGGAAATGTGATTGGGGGAATCCCTGAGCGGGGGGCGCTTGTTGCCAGTGGCGGCTTTCGGCTGTGGATTCAAGCGGACAGTCTCCCCGTGCAGTTCCATAAGGCCAATTAAGGGAAAAAGGGTAAAATGGGCAAAAGACCTATTAAGGCTCAATCAAACCCGCTGTAGGGAGAACGATCATGGCTGCTTCCGCATTGCTCGCTGAACCTATCACCCGCCTGCCGACGAAGCCCGCCTCGGCAGTCAAGAAGGACGGCTGGCGGGGTGTCGTGCGCAGTCTTGCCGCCGCCGAAGGAAGGCTCGTCGTCACGAACCACGATGAGCCGGAGGCCGTGATCATGACGGTGGCCGAGTACACACGGATCATGGACGCGCTGAGCGCTGCCCAGGCCGCCGTGCCAGACCCGGTCGAAGACCTGCGCCGCAGCTTTGATCAACGACTTGCCGCGCTGTCCGCCCCCGACGCGGCCGAGCGCCTGCGAAGCGTTATGCGCAACCCCGGGCCGTTGGCTGGCCGAGTTAAGGCCGGATCCACATTTTGATGGAACGCCCGATTCTGTACGTGCTGGCGGGAGTGAATGGCGCCGGCAAAAGCTCAGTGGGCGGCCATATCCTGACTCAGGCCGGCATGGCCTGGTTCAACCCTGACACTTTCGCTCGTGAGCTTGTACAGCGCTTGGGCCGATCCCAGGAACAGGCCAATGCCGAGGCCTGGGCGGAAGGGGTGCGGCGGCTGGACGCGGCAGTGGCGGCGGGCGGGTCGTTCGCCTTCGAAACCACCCTGGGCGGCCAGACCATCGTGGAAAAGCTCATCGCCGCGGCGTCGACACACGATGTGCTGGTCTGGTACTGCGGCCTGCGCGACGCCGAGCACCATATCGCGCGAGTGCAGGCCCGGGTGGCGCGCGGCGGCCACGACATCCCCGAAGAACGCATCCGCGAACGCTGCAAGACGTCCTGCCGCAATCTGCTGAAATTGATGCCGCACCTGGTCAGCTTGCGGATCTACGACAACAGCGTGGACGTAGAGCCTGGCGAGGCCGTGCCTGAGCCGGCTCTGGTCCTCTACGTGGACGAGGGCCAGGTGCACTATCCCACTTCGCTTGCGCAGATGCGGGACACGCCTGATTGGGCGAAGCCGCTCGTTGAGGCCTCGTTGTCGGCCAGCGAGCAGTGCAGCCTGCGCTCGGTATAAAAAGGGCTGCGCCGGGGCGGCACCTCGGACCTGGTAGGCGCGGACGCTGGACCCGCGGCGAGGGATCACCCGCGCCACTTGCCACCAGGCGCCGGTGGGCAGCGTCGCTGGCGCAGGGTTGCGGCGGCCAGTTGACGGCGGTGCAGGTTGAGCGCCATGACGGACCATTGCCGCCGGTCCGGGCCTTCGATCCGCCCCAAACGGCAGCGTCCACGCGCTGACCCCGCGCTCCGCTGCCCCGCTATCCCGGCAGCTTGCCGTGCTTGTGCTTGGCGCGTTCGGCCAGTCGCAGCGCCATGTCCTGCTGGCGCTGCATCAGGTCGGCGATCTGCTCGGCATAAAGATCGATGAGATCGCCGCCCACCGGCTCCGGATCAGCCCCGTCGTCGATCGCCACGACGGCCCCCGCCTGGTCCACGCCCCAGATCCGGCTGCCGTCGCCCACGATCTTCAGCACCGGCAGGATGCCGGGCAGACCGGCCTCGGCAAGCTGACGCTGTTGCGCCGAAATGCTGGCCCATTCAGGCAACTCCGGCGCATCGATGCCCAACAGCACCACGCCGCGCCAGAAGGTCCAGGCCGGGCCGACTTCGAACTCCTTGGCGCGCGGCCAGACTTCCTCGCGCGCCATCACGCACAGGCCGTTGGTGCGCTGGCAAAAGGCCGCGAACGCCGCCGGCAGCGCGAACCCGACAGCGGCCTCCAGGCTCGCGATCGCGGCCGCATCGGGCGCGGGCGCGGCCACCACCTCGAAATACGCGGCGTCCACGGGGTCCAGGATCTCCCATATGCGTTTGTGGAACTGTTCGGCGGTCATGGTCATGCAAGTTTCCTGAATCAAAAGACAAGTCCCGGCCCGCCGCCAGGACGGGAGGTCGGAACGGCACAACACTATAGCCGCGAAGGTGGCCGCGTGGCCCCCGGTTTGGCGCGACATCGGCGGGCAGTGGCATCTCTCCGATAGCCGGCTGCCCGCGGCGATCAATATCTGGGAGACTCATTGCGGAATGCGCCGCCTCGGCATCGTCTCCATTGCACACGCTCCTCACGGACGCCGCATTCCGCGATACCAGCCTCCCGGACATAGCGCGGCGAGTGCATGCCGCGCCTGCGGACGGCACGATTGCACAAGAAGTCCTTGAAGCTCCAAGTCCGGGCAAGCCTCAGTACCGATCATCCGAGGACCGCGCAGAGGACGCGGGAATTGCTACGCGCGCAGGCGCTGGCCAACCCGCCTCATACGCCTGGCCATGCGAATCCTGATACCTGACATCCGGGTCGCGACCGTCGCGGATCGCAACCCGGCCGCCGGTCGGTTCACCGTGATGTTCGCCTGTTTCGTCGCGCGGCATCGTGATGTCCTGCCGGGGACGCCGGGGAGCGATATCGGCGAATTCTCCCCCTGAGTCGATGTTGCGGGACGATGCTAATCTGCCCTGATTCATCCGGAGAGGACATGGCATGGATCGAATAGCCGACCGCTATCTGAGGTTTGCCAAAATCGAAGCTGCTGGGCGATCGCCGTTGTACGAACAATGGGCATTCCATGTGGCGAAGTCGTTTTCCGCATTGACATTTCTCCGCGGATTGCCTTCCGATAAGCAGCAGCCCAACCTGCTGTTCGCGGCGCTGCGGCATACGGCGGGCTTGCCTCGATCACCTGCGGAATTCGATGCGGCGCTGGCGCGCCATGGCGCTGAAATTCGCGCGCTCATGCTGGCCCGCTCCACCCAGACCAACGAACCCGGGCGCTGCGCGGTACTGATGCCCGCCATCGCCACGATCCCGGGCAAGATTGCGTTGATCGAGGTGGGCGCCTCGGCGGGACTATGCCTGCTGATGGAAAAGTATGGCTACGACTGGGGCGTGCAGCGCCTGACACCGGACGTGGGCGTTTCGGACTACCCCGTCCTGTCCTGCGCGGTCACCGGCACGCCACCGCTGCCCCGCAGGTATCCAGACATTGTGTGGCGGGCGGGGCTGGACTTAAGCCCGATCGATGTCCGCCTCGACGCAGATTTGAAATGGCTCGAAACCCTTGTCTGGCCCGAGGACGAGCATCGGCTCGCACGGCTTCGGTCAGCGCTGCGCATCTGTCGGCGCGAACCGCCCCGGATCATCAGAGGCGATCTGCTGCGCGACCTTGCCTCTGTGGTCGCGCAAGCGCCAGCAGATGCCACCGTCGTGGTGTATCACTCAGCCGTCCTCAACTATGTGACCGATCAGGCGCAGCGCAATGAATTCGCGCGGGCAATGCTGGCGTCACGCTGCATTTGGATCAGCAACGAAAGCCCGCTGGTCTTCCCTCAATTCCTGCCCGACACGGCGCAACAGCCCCCGGGCATGTTCTTGCTATGCGTTGCCGGAACCCCCCTCGCCTGGACCGATCCGCATGGCGCCACATTGCAATGGCTGTGATTGACGGTCCCCCCGGGGCTGCGCCCGCACTATCATCCCCACTACTACGCCGCCTTTGTCATCGGGCCTGACGGCCACAACCTGGAAGCCGTTTGACCATCTCCCGCCGGGTTGAAAGGGAATGCGCGTCCCGCCCGGGCGCGCAATCGCCATGCCGCTAAGGCATGTCGCGGATCCCCGCCTGCTGAACGATCGTGGTCCAGCGCTCCTCTTCGTCCTTGACATAACTGCCCAGCGCCTGCGGCGTCCCCACCTCGGCAACCAGCCCCTCCAATTGCAGCGCCGCCTGGAAATCCGCATTTGCCGACACCGTCTTGATGGCGCCATTCAAGCGATCGATGACGTCCTTGGGCGTCCCCTCGGGCACGAACACGCCATACCAGCTGTCGACGAAATACCCCGGCACCCCCGACTCCGCCACCGTCGGCACGCCCGGATAGGATGGCGAGCGATCCTTGGTCGTCACCGCCAGCGCGCGCAACTGGCCGTTCTTGATCTGGCCGCTGACACTGGCCGAGGTCGAGAAGATCATATCGATCTGCCCGCCCATCAAGTCGTTGATGCCCGGTCCCGCGCCCTTGTAGGGCACATGCAGGATATCCACCTTGCCCAGGCTCTTGAACATTTCCCCGGCCAGGTGCGCGGACGTGCCGTTGCCATAGGACCCGAAGGTCAGCTTGCCGGGATGGGCGCGGGCATACGCCAGGATGTCCTGCACGCTCTTGAACCTGGACTTCGGCGACACCACCAGCACGTTGGGCGACTTGCCGATCAGCGCGACCGGCGCGAACGCCTTGTCGGTGTCATAGGGCAGCTTCTTGTGGATGGCGGGATTCACGGCATGCGCGAAGGTCGCCATCAACAGGCTATAGCCGTCCGCCGGGCTTTTGGCCACGTTCTCGGTGCCTATGATCGTGCTGCCGCCCGGCCGGTTCTCGACAATGACGGATTGGCCCAGCGCATCGGTCAGGCCCTTGGCCAACTGGCGCGCGATGATATCGGTGCCGCCGCCCGGCGTGAACGGCACGACGATGCGCAGCGGCCGCTCCGGAAAGGCGGCCCGCGCCAGCAAGGGCATCGCCATCGCAGTCAGCGCCGCCAACGCGGCGGCAAGCCCCTTGGCGCCGCGCGCCCGGATCCATTGGTTCTTCATGATTTGTCTCCTGGTATTGTCCAGCGCCGATCTGCTCGCGGCGCCTTGAAAAAGTGTAGGGATGCCAGGGCCGCCTGCCATCCCGCCAATTCCATCCATCGAAATCAGGCCGCGCCCGCGCCGATGATCGCAATGGCGTCGGCCGCGCGGACGCCCTGACCGAGCGGCCTGACGAACAGCGGGTTGATCTCGGCCTCGACCAGCCGGTCGCCCAGGGCTTGCGCCATCCGCGCAAACGCGAGCACGGCGTCGACCAGGGCGGGCACATCGGCGCGGTCACGCCCCCGGTAGCCATCGAGCAACGGCCAGGTCTTCAGCCGCCGCAGGGCGGCCTCGACCTGCCATGCCGTCAGGGCCGCGCCATCCTCGGGCAGCAGCAACAGCGTGGTGTCACGGATCAGCTCGGCCACCACGCCGCCCATTCCCAGCAGAATCGCCGTGCCAAGCGGATCGCGATGAACGCCCAGGATGACTTCGGCCGCTCCCGCCACCATCTCCTGCACCAGGAACGCCTCGGCCACCCGCCCCGTGTGGCGCTGCACGTCCGCGGCCATCCGCCGCAGGCGCGGCCCGATCTCGTCGGGCGTCAGATTGACCGCCACCCCGCCGACCTCGCTCTTGTGCAGAATGTCGCCGGACAGCAACTTCAGAACCACGCGCGGTCCCAATTGCCTGGCGGCCTCGACCGCCTCGGCCGGTGAACGCACCGCGATCTCGCGCACGCCGGGCACGCCAAACCGCGCGAACAGGGCTTTGGCCTGGGCTTCGTCCAGGGAGCCGTG from Achromobacter xylosoxidans includes the following:
- a CDS encoding FecR family protein produces the protein MTLTGLPGRRRGEASAHDRDAREWLLMLTSGAATEADAQAFRAWLRQDARHEAAFAEQKRLWQALGPAVREEAKAWAAPRRPSPSGRRAFLGGAVAASVAYLAWRPPLGLWPGLGEFGADYRTATGEQRRVALGEALELELNTQTRINVRSAPDAGAVIELEAGEAEVRVGRPLNARGEAAAPATQVVAGAGRITAREARFNLRYLDGEASLCCLSGSLRLAHARGAYDVAAGQELRYDGQRVMPPVAADTEAVTAWRRGWLVFDRVPLADVVEELNRYRRGRLVLLNSRLGRRRVQARFALAQVADAEQLIRDAYGAEVTRLPGGVVLLS
- a CDS encoding RNA polymerase sigma factor; translation: MRDDRSPGSLRALFLERYNDFRSQLRRRLGSDDLAHDAMQEAFLKVNDLPASSSIQQPAAYLFRVALNIAEDQRRRDSRLLTGVEISELIGGTDEAADPARIAQGRSQIDAFRRALRQLPERTQQMLLAARVHDVPHAEIARRYGVSERIVSKELKRALVHCGKVLQAQEEPARRAGEEDET
- a CDS encoding STN domain-containing protein, with product MTFACPPGGGWMGRACLALGMWALAGAGSAGAPPREMAFAIAAQPLDQALAEYSLASGRTVLVDTALTAGRHAPAVIGTYTPGDALRRLLAGAPLAIRYASTHSFTLVAAPHTAPAVRAASAARLRDTPYAAALQGALKQALCRGSGAEPGRYRALVKLWFDKAWRVDRVDWVSDTGSAPLNRRLETALRGVTAGPLPAGMRQPVTILLRAGGADDCAAPRGAGHAG
- a CDS encoding cupin domain-containing protein, which encodes MKHDQSRLVRIDAGPMKNPVPGKPKRPLSGDAAFRTVTAFEGNGGRAEAGVWESTAGSFQSNTTGYIEFGYIVEGAARLVEPDGTVHELTVGEAFVMPEGYTGRWEVDTFVKKIYFISRTA
- a CDS encoding helix-turn-helix domain-containing protein → MIDLPHRLRALRRQQSLSLEQLGERTGLTKSYLSKLERGLSEPSISTVLRLAEAYGVGVSQLVGGDGAAQDEVVSLVRVADREALQRRDLGTEYHYESLAGRRKVKAMEPFIVHPPREFPDAAAVFPHPGEEFLLVLKGAIEVQVGERAFRLDAGDSLYFDSELPHRMRTVSRGAAEVLVVAAH
- a CDS encoding aldolase, with the translated sequence MADTMHLGKEELIARAKAEMQRQFDTPDWTLRERLALTCRILFDGGHDSGLAGQITARAPEPNRYYTQRLGLGFDEITAGNLLLVDEDLRVQEGGGMPNPANRFHSWIYRARPDVNCIIHTHPLHAASLSMLEVPLEVSHMDNCPLYGDVAFLKDWPGVPVGNEEGEIISAALGDKRAILLSHHGMLVAAGSVEEACVLALQFERAARMQLLAMAAGTIQPIPPALGREAHDWILTPKRSQVGFSYYARRALRQHPDVLGA
- a CDS encoding glutathione S-transferase family protein translates to MTTHPLAGQPLELADTLRSGNAWKIRLACGYMGLALTRRTFDIVQGDLETEAFGRINPWRQVPALRTPEGVWLAESQAILWYLGRGTPWLPEGRLAQAQVASWLSFEQTQHMHAFAQPRLLIHLRGTARVDDPAMVEWRRAGMRAAAWMEDHLAGRAFLVGEAPTIADIALYPYTSMAEQGGYDLSAFPHINAWLARMRALPGFTPLLETA
- a CDS encoding Bug family tripartite tricarboxylate transporter substrate binding protein — translated: MKRMIMAAALAVAAGAGSGAQAAFPDHPIRLVVPFGAGGITDIVARQVGKGMGDALGQSVVVENRPGAGGVIAAQVAATAPADGYTIFMGTVGTQVVNPLIYAKLSYDADKFAPVGLVSGSPYLLAVRGDLPAANFADFVTYAKAHPAKLNFGSAGTASSPHLGLELLKLTAGVDIVHVPFKSGSEAVNAAIGGQVDVVMDASPVIMPHVASGKLRALAVAADQRLPSAPQVPAAGEAGDAGLQISSWNAFFAPAGTPPAVLEKLNAALRQTLASPELKTRLAAQGTQLYTGAPDEYQRFIAAEKKKWAEIVKRADIRMD
- a CDS encoding AAA family ATPase encodes the protein MERPILYVLAGVNGAGKSSVGGHILTQAGMAWFNPDTFARELVQRLGRSQEQANAEAWAEGVRRLDAAVAAGGSFAFETTLGGQTIVEKLIAAASTHDVLVWYCGLRDAEHHIARVQARVARGGHDIPEERIRERCKTSCRNLLKLMPHLVSLRIYDNSVDVEPGEAVPEPALVLYVDEGQVHYPTSLAQMRDTPDWAKPLVEASLSASEQCSLRSV
- a CDS encoding DUF2332 domain-containing protein, whose translation is MDRIADRYLRFAKIEAAGRSPLYEQWAFHVAKSFSALTFLRGLPSDKQQPNLLFAALRHTAGLPRSPAEFDAALARHGAEIRALMLARSTQTNEPGRCAVLMPAIATIPGKIALIEVGASAGLCLLMEKYGYDWGVQRLTPDVGVSDYPVLSCAVTGTPPLPRRYPDIVWRAGLDLSPIDVRLDADLKWLETLVWPEDEHRLARLRSALRICRREPPRIIRGDLLRDLASVVAQAPADATVVVYHSAVLNYVTDQAQRNEFARAMLASRCIWISNESPLVFPQFLPDTAQQPPGMFLLCVAGTPLAWTDPHGATLQWL
- a CDS encoding tripartite tricarboxylate transporter substrate binding protein, whose translation is MKNQWIRARGAKGLAAALAALTAMAMPLLARAAFPERPLRIVVPFTPGGGTDIIARQLAKGLTDALGQSVIVENRPGGSTIIGTENVAKSPADGYSLLMATFAHAVNPAIHKKLPYDTDKAFAPVALIGKSPNVLVVSPKSRFKSVQDILAYARAHPGKLTFGSYGNGTSAHLAGEMFKSLGKVDILHVPYKGAGPGINDLMGGQIDMIFSTSASVSGQIKNGQLRALAVTTKDRSPSYPGVPTVAESGVPGYFVDSWYGVFVPEGTPKDVIDRLNGAIKTVSANADFQAALQLEGLVAEVGTPQALGSYVKDEEERWTTIVQQAGIRDMP